A genomic window from Sulfurospirillum diekertiae includes:
- a CDS encoding S41 family peptidase, whose translation MRRFFVLAFTLLSMLNAANTPAYDPATLYQEVVQKIKDESITSVDEKRLMNRCLDGMVNSVDPNGRYLNEEEYETLYLSSKAVAGVGLFLAEKHNHIFVKSVVDHSPAQKANLQKDDEIVQIDGILVRDLNFEEVVAALRGSPNTKVKLGILKPNSFKSIEVQVMRKVVTIDYITSLMFEGDIAYVKVSSFAQNALLEMLDDIQYLYNLQHNKLDGMILDLRDNPGGYFISGIALTSLFLEKDKPIINVKSRHKEEKKQYINTPQDYDGMEYVEKIEALSFLKTIPLVILVNNDSSGSSEIVASVLQEYNRAIIIGTPTFGKDTFATLFPLSTTSSAVKFATARWSTPKGKSVWPNGVTPNIEVMQESEEDDKPLSEALRVLKKK comes from the coding sequence TTGAGACGTTTTTTTGTGTTAGCCTTCACTCTTTTGAGTATGCTTAATGCTGCCAATACACCAGCATATGATCCTGCGACTTTGTATCAAGAGGTTGTTCAGAAAATTAAAGATGAGTCCATAACTTCTGTTGATGAAAAACGACTGATGAACAGATGTTTGGATGGAATGGTCAATAGTGTTGATCCAAATGGGCGCTATTTGAACGAAGAAGAATATGAAACGTTATACCTCAGTTCTAAAGCAGTAGCTGGAGTTGGACTATTTTTGGCAGAAAAGCATAATCATATCTTTGTAAAATCGGTTGTCGATCACTCTCCTGCACAAAAAGCAAATCTTCAAAAAGACGATGAAATTGTTCAGATTGATGGAATATTGGTTCGTGACTTAAATTTTGAAGAAGTTGTCGCAGCACTAAGGGGGTCACCCAATACGAAAGTAAAATTAGGTATCTTAAAACCTAATAGTTTTAAATCTATTGAAGTACAAGTCATGCGTAAAGTTGTGACGATTGATTATATTACTTCCTTGATGTTTGAAGGCGATATAGCCTATGTTAAGGTAAGTTCTTTTGCACAAAATGCCCTTTTAGAAATGTTAGATGACATACAGTATCTTTATAATCTTCAACACAATAAACTAGACGGAATGATTTTGGATCTTCGCGATAATCCCGGTGGGTATTTCATCAGTGGCATAGCCCTTACGTCACTCTTTTTAGAGAAAGACAAGCCTATCATTAATGTGAAAAGTCGGCACAAAGAAGAAAAAAAGCAGTATATCAATACACCACAAGATTATGACGGAATGGAATATGTTGAAAAAATTGAAGCACTCTCTTTTTTAAAAACCATTCCATTGGTCATTTTAGTCAATAATGACTCCTCTGGTAGTTCTGAAATCGTAGCTTCGGTATTGCAAGAGTATAATCGTGCAATAATTATCGGCACTCCAACGTTTGGCAAAGATACTTTTGCCACTCTTTTCCCTCTATCTACTACTTCGTCAGCCGTAAAATTTGCAACAGCAAGGTGGAGCACTCCAAAAGGGAAAAGTGTTTGGCCCAATGGAGTAACACCCAATATTGAGGTTATGCAAGAGAGCGAAGAAGACGATAAACCTTTAAGTGAGGCTTTACGTGTTTTAAAAAAGAAGTAA
- a CDS encoding GNAT family N-acetyltransferase, with protein MFTVEEAKLSDIESLIDLLTLLFSQEAEFAPARDIQKRGLQTILEDKKIGTIFVLKDKQKIIGMVSLLWTISTALGGRVAFLEDMVVDTAWRGRGGGHILVEHAIAYAKKLTCKRITLLTDTDNLAAHRFYQQFGFQTSVMQPMRLILNDQ; from the coding sequence ATGTTCACGGTTGAAGAGGCAAAACTTTCGGATATAGAGAGTTTAATTGATTTGCTAACACTACTTTTTTCACAAGAAGCAGAGTTTGCTCCTGCAAGAGATATCCAAAAAAGAGGGCTTCAAACGATCTTAGAAGATAAAAAAATTGGTACGATTTTTGTTCTCAAAGATAAGCAAAAAATCATCGGCATGGTCAGCCTTTTATGGACAATCAGCACAGCATTGGGTGGACGTGTTGCTTTTTTAGAAGATATGGTAGTTGATACTGCATGGCGAGGAAGAGGCGGTGGACATATACTGGTTGAACATGCCATTGCTTATGCAAAAAAACTTACATGTAAACGCATTACACTTTTAACGGACACTGACAATTTAGCCGCACATCGTTTTTATCAGCAGTTTGGATTTCAAACCTCTGTGATGCAACCTATGCGTTTGATACTGAATGATCAATAA